DNA sequence from the Verrucomicrobiia bacterium genome:
CCCGGGATTGTCCCCACCTGGCCCGCCTGACACGCTCGCCTCACCATGGTGCGTCTCCTCGTCCTGTATGGGCATCCGAAGGACCCCGCCGCCTTCGACCATTACTATGCCGAAGCCCACATCCCCATCGCGAAAAGGATGAAGGGCCTCCGCAAGTGGACCATCGGCAAGGTGACGGGCACGCCCGACGACAAACCCAGTCCGTACTACTACGTCGCCGACCTCTACATGGAGAGCCGCGCCGAGTTCGAAGCACTCCTCGCCTCGCCCGAGGGTCAGGCCGCTGTCGCCGATGTCCCGAAGTACGCAACCGGCGGCGTGACCTTCCTGTACACTGACATCGAGGAGGTTCTTTGATCTCCGGCAGGGCGGTTTCGATCCCGTTCCCGACGTTCAGTCCACGAACACGAACTCGTTCACGTTCAGCAGCGCGCGGCAAAGTTGCACCAGGTCTGAGCCCTTGAGGAACCGACGGCACGCCATCATCTCCTCCGGGTCCGGCTCCCGTTGAAGCGCCCGGACGAAGGCCCGGCGCACCTGTGCTTCCGGATCGGATCCCGCCTCCGCCAGGACCCGCTCCCCCAGGGCTTGCGCCGCCGCGATCGCCTCGTCCCCGTTCAACAGCGTCAACGCCTGTGGAGCCACGATCGACGACGTCCGTTGCGGGCAGGACACCGAATTCTCCGGCTGATCAAAGGTCTCGAGAAACGGCAGCCGCACCGTGCGCTTCTGCACGAGATATAAGCTTCGCACCGGCCGTTCCCCCGCCGGCGAGGGATACCAACCCTTGGTTTTCTCCGCGTTGTCGTCCAGGAACGCCGGGTTGGCCTTGAGAATGTCCGGTGGCAGATCCAGCCACACCGGCCGCCCACCCGGCACGTCCCGCAACCGTCCTGACACCCCCAGCAACGCATCGCGCAACTGCTCCGCCGACAGCCGGCGCAACGGTCGCGGGCCCACGAATGCCCCGGCTTCCGCCAACCCCGGCGAACCACCTTCCGCCTCCACCCGTGACGTCTGCCGGTACGCCGCACTGGTCAGGATCAGCCGGTGCAACCCCTTCAGCGACCAACCCTGTGCCATGAACTCCCGCGCCAGCCAGTCCAGCAGTTCCGGATGACCCGGCCGCGCTCCCGCCCAGCCGAAGTCGTTCGGGGTCGTCACCAACCCCTCGCCCATCAGCCACTGCCACACCCGGTTTACCATCACCCGCGCCGTCAGCGGGTTGTCCGGCGAGGCGATCCAGTGCGCCAGCGTCCAGCGCCGCCCCGTGGTCGCCGGGTTCGGAGGAGCTTCGATGACGGCGGGATTGGGATCCAGAATCGACGGGTATCCGGGGGACACCAGGTCCCGCTCGGACCGGGGATCCCCCTGGAAATGGATGCGCGTCGCCGGTACCGGGCCCGACCGGTCGGTGGCCAGCAATCCCCTCGTGAATGCCGGCCGCGCCTTGCGTTTCGCCTCGATCTCCCGGCCCAGAAGCGCGTGCCGTTCCCGTTCCTCCCCGGTTGCCGCCTCGGCAATCTCCTTTTCGCCCGGCTCGATCCGCCGTTCGATTGCCTCGGCCCGCTCCCCAGAATCCAGTGCCCGTGCCAGCAACCGGCGCTCCTCGTCCGTAAGCGCCGCCACCCGTTCCGCCCGCAACCGATCCTTCACCACCCCCCAGATCGC
Encoded proteins:
- a CDS encoding EthD family reductase; translation: MVRLLVLYGHPKDPAAFDHYYAEAHIPIAKRMKGLRKWTIGKVTGTPDDKPSPYYYVADLYMESRAEFEALLASPEGQAAVADVPKYATGGVTFLYTDIEEVL